A portion of the Deinococcus peraridilitoris DSM 19664 genome contains these proteins:
- a CDS encoding ABC transporter ATP-binding protein, which yields MTDRVIHTRALAKLYRNGAGLKPLDLEVQRGEIFGFLGPNGAGKTTTIRTLLGYVRPTSGSAQVLGLDIARQTRQIHARVGYLPGELRLDPGLTGWQLFDLIGRLRGGYTRPFLTELTERLALDPSRRLGTLSKGNKQKVGLIAALMGQPDLLILDEPTDGLDPLVHDEVLQLLREARAEGRTVFLSSHVLAEVDRVADRVGIIRAGELVTVASVAQVKARLPHRLEVRFAYPVPDGVFKKLTALQDAEMRGDTLHCVLVGDADGFIKTLAAYHVLDVRGREPNLEDAFLTYYREEHHVV from the coding sequence ATGACCGACCGTGTCATCCACACACGCGCACTTGCCAAGCTGTACCGAAATGGGGCCGGCCTCAAGCCCCTTGACCTCGAGGTGCAGCGCGGTGAAATCTTTGGCTTCCTGGGGCCAAACGGCGCCGGGAAAACCACCACCATCCGGACCCTGCTGGGGTACGTGCGTCCGACGTCAGGCAGCGCGCAGGTACTGGGGCTCGACATCGCGCGTCAAACCCGCCAGATTCACGCGCGAGTGGGTTACCTGCCGGGCGAACTGCGTCTCGACCCTGGTCTCACGGGCTGGCAGCTCTTCGACCTGATCGGCCGTCTGCGCGGCGGGTACACGCGCCCTTTCCTGACCGAACTCACCGAGCGTCTGGCCCTCGACCCCTCGCGGCGCCTCGGTACGCTCTCCAAGGGCAACAAGCAGAAAGTCGGCCTGATCGCGGCCTTGATGGGACAACCCGACCTGCTGATCCTCGACGAACCCACCGACGGCCTCGATCCGCTGGTGCACGACGAGGTGCTGCAGCTGCTGCGCGAAGCGCGCGCCGAGGGCCGCACGGTCTTTCTGTCCTCGCACGTGCTGGCCGAGGTGGACCGGGTGGCCGACCGGGTGGGCATCATCCGTGCCGGAGAACTGGTGACGGTGGCGAGCGTCGCACAGGTCAAGGCGCGCCTGCCGCACCGGCTGGAAGTGCGCTTCGCCTACCCCGTGCCAGACGGTGTCTTCAAAAAGCTCACCGCTCTGCAGGACGCCGAGATGCGCGGTGACACCCTGCACTGCGTGCTGGTCGGGGACGCCGACGGGTTCATCAAGACCCTCGCCGCTTATCACGTGCTCGACGTGCGCGGTCGTGAGCCCAACCTCGAAGACGCCTTCCTGACCTATTACCGTGAGGAGCACCATGTGGTCTGA
- a CDS encoding NADPH:quinone oxidoreductase family protein codes for MTTEPGTKSAVKTMRALFIEQLGGPEVLQVRELPLPLPRAGEVRLKVEAVGINFADILTVRGEYLTRTRLPLVPGMEYAGTVEALGEGVSGLQLGQRVAALGGSGGLAEYATVPVTSVLPVPPNLSAREAAAFPVSFYTAYFSLATLGQAREGETVVVQAAAGALGTASIQLAKAMGLQVIALASSEEKLQVARSLGADHAFLSGQKDLVATVKAAAGGNGANLVLEVVGGAGFQDSLAMLAFRGRVVVIGAASQEASSMRPVELMKKNLSVIGMWLTSMMGDANAMREANAFLSSVLENGQARPQVGQVFTLEQTGEAFEFIMSRASTGKVIIEP; via the coding sequence ATGACGACTGAACCCGGTACAAAATCTGCCGTGAAAACCATGCGCGCCCTTTTCATCGAGCAGCTCGGCGGGCCGGAAGTGTTGCAGGTGCGCGAACTTCCCCTGCCCCTGCCCAGGGCGGGCGAGGTGCGGTTGAAAGTCGAAGCGGTCGGCATCAACTTCGCCGACATTCTGACGGTACGCGGTGAGTACCTCACCCGCACCCGCCTGCCGCTGGTTCCCGGTATGGAGTATGCTGGCACGGTCGAAGCGCTCGGTGAGGGCGTCAGCGGTCTGCAGTTGGGGCAGCGCGTCGCAGCCCTGGGCGGTAGCGGTGGTCTGGCCGAGTACGCCACCGTGCCGGTCACCTCGGTGCTGCCAGTCCCGCCCAACCTCAGCGCGCGGGAAGCGGCGGCTTTTCCGGTGTCGTTTTACACGGCCTACTTTTCGCTGGCGACGCTGGGTCAGGCCCGTGAGGGCGAGACGGTCGTCGTGCAGGCGGCCGCGGGGGCGCTGGGTACGGCCAGCATCCAGCTGGCCAAAGCCATGGGGCTGCAGGTCATCGCCCTGGCTTCCAGCGAGGAAAAGCTGCAAGTAGCGCGCAGCCTTGGCGCGGATCACGCCTTTCTCTCCGGACAAAAAGACCTCGTGGCGACCGTCAAGGCAGCAGCGGGCGGCAACGGCGCGAACCTGGTGCTGGAAGTGGTGGGAGGTGCGGGCTTTCAGGACAGCCTGGCCATGCTGGCTTTTCGCGGCCGGGTGGTCGTGATCGGCGCAGCCAGCCAGGAAGCGTCGAGCATGCGCCCCGTGGAGCTGATGAAAAAGAACCTCAGTGTCATCGGTATGTGGCTCACCTCTATGATGGGTGACGCGAACGCCATGCGCGAAGCGAACGCCTTTCTGAGCAGTGTGCTGGAAAACGGTCAGGCCCGGCCACAGGTCGGACAGGTGTTCACGCTGGAGCAGACCGGCGAAGCTTTCGAGTTCATCATGAGTCGGGCCAGCACCGGCAAGGTCATCATCGAACCCTGA
- a CDS encoding SDR family oxidoreductase, producing MRILVTGGTGTLGRQVVRALQTGEETRVRVLSRRSAGAKPAGPEATEPQRGVEWAQADFTRGADLSSALAGVDTVVHAAHDSASLLRGDLGGLRHLLRAVERAGTAHFVYVSIVGADRVPGMPYYAAKVTAERMVQQSAVPHSIFRASQFHGLIDALLGGLSRAPWLLLPSGWQFQGVDVGEVGARLALHARRPEAGEVNFAGPEVRTLGELARAWQQARGKRKPIRELPLPFAASRAVVAGHLTSPGAERGHLTWEEWLTRRADRAQRQGCSSGAPGQLRS from the coding sequence ATGAGAATTCTCGTGACCGGTGGAACCGGAACACTGGGTCGGCAGGTCGTGCGTGCACTGCAGACGGGCGAGGAAACCCGCGTCCGTGTCCTGAGCCGCCGGTCTGCCGGAGCGAAACCCGCAGGGCCGGAAGCCACCGAGCCCCAACGCGGTGTGGAGTGGGCGCAGGCGGACTTCACCCGGGGAGCCGACCTGAGCAGCGCGCTGGCAGGCGTTGATACCGTCGTGCATGCCGCGCACGACAGTGCCAGCCTGCTGCGTGGCGATCTGGGCGGCTTGCGTCATCTGCTGCGTGCCGTGGAGCGGGCGGGCACGGCGCACTTCGTGTACGTTTCGATCGTGGGTGCCGACCGCGTTCCTGGCATGCCCTACTACGCCGCCAAAGTCACCGCCGAGCGCATGGTGCAGCAAAGCGCCGTACCGCACTCCATCTTTCGCGCGTCACAGTTTCACGGCCTGATTGACGCGCTGCTGGGCGGGCTCAGTCGCGCGCCCTGGCTGCTGCTGCCCTCTGGCTGGCAGTTTCAGGGCGTCGACGTGGGCGAGGTCGGTGCACGGCTCGCCTTGCACGCAAGGCGTCCCGAAGCGGGTGAAGTGAACTTCGCAGGGCCAGAAGTGCGCACCCTCGGAGAGCTCGCGCGAGCCTGGCAGCAGGCTCGGGGAAAGCGCAAGCCCATCCGCGAGCTGCCGCTGCCTTTCGCGGCGTCCCGCGCCGTGGTGGCAGGACACCTGACCTCACCTGGCGCCGAGCGCGGACACCTGACCTGGGAGGAATGGCTGACCCGGCGCGCAGACCGTGCACAACGGCAGGGCTGCTCCTCAGGAGCGCCTGGTCAACTGAGGTCATGA
- a CDS encoding AEC family transporter, whose amino-acid sequence MPLLGSIFLNTVVPVFVLVLMGVLAGPRLGLDARTLSRVAYYLLIPAYVFDVLARAELPLAQVTRMGLHAAVVHLLCAILGYGLARLLRRPPNVAAAYALVAVFGNVGNFGLPIVQFDLGPGAQGAGTVYFLAILTVSFVVGVAVASAPRGVSGPLAVRRAVMAVVKTPALLAIPPAVLVNALNLEVPLAAQRAVGLLGSAMIPIMLLALGVQLASSAWPRLTLDVVYASGVRLLAGPLLALLLAAPFGVTGLERSVGVLQSAMPAAVLASIIAIEYELLPQFVTACVLFSTLASLLTLTAVLALY is encoded by the coding sequence ATGCCCCTGCTCGGGTCGATTTTTCTCAATACCGTGGTGCCGGTGTTCGTGCTGGTCCTAATGGGCGTGCTGGCCGGACCACGCCTGGGGCTCGACGCCCGGACCCTCTCGCGCGTCGCTTACTACCTGCTGATTCCCGCTTACGTGTTCGACGTGCTGGCCCGCGCAGAGCTGCCCCTCGCACAGGTAACCCGCATGGGACTGCACGCGGCGGTGGTGCACCTGTTGTGCGCGATTCTCGGGTACGGACTGGCAAGGCTGCTGCGCCGTCCGCCCAACGTCGCTGCAGCCTACGCGCTGGTCGCGGTGTTCGGCAACGTCGGCAATTTTGGGCTGCCGATCGTGCAGTTCGATCTGGGGCCGGGGGCGCAGGGAGCGGGCACGGTGTACTTCCTGGCCATCCTCACGGTGTCGTTCGTGGTGGGCGTCGCGGTAGCGTCGGCGCCCCGAGGCGTGTCGGGGCCGCTGGCCGTGCGCCGTGCCGTGATGGCGGTCGTCAAGACTCCCGCGTTGCTGGCGATTCCCCCGGCGGTGCTGGTCAACGCCCTGAACCTGGAGGTGCCGCTGGCCGCCCAGCGCGCCGTAGGCCTGCTGGGCAGCGCGATGATTCCCATCATGCTGCTGGCTTTGGGTGTGCAGTTGGCCAGCAGCGCCTGGCCGCGCCTGACCCTCGACGTGGTGTACGCGAGCGGTGTGCGGCTGCTCGCCGGGCCGCTGCTGGCGCTGCTGCTGGCCGCTCCGTTTGGCGTGACCGGACTGGAACGCTCGGTCGGCGTGCTGCAGAGCGCGATGCCCGCGGCGGTGCTGGCTTCGATCATCGCCATCGAATACGAGCTGCTTCCGCAGTTCGTGACGGCCTGCGTGCTGTTCTCGACGCTGGCGAGTCTCTTGACCCTGACCGCGGTGCTGGCCCTGTACTGA
- a CDS encoding sensor histidine kinase has product MLGEYGNDQLRRAHEKGLLHASTGNLRTAYETGRTYFQDVYNTQSDQLEEHMSHVTATAMVPLNTSRGMRGIVGLAKFGRSGWPATERTIIETVGRSLALALDRAEKVAELAQERASLMVANDELESFAYSVSHDLRTPVRHITGFSNLLRGSLEGKLDAKASRYLDVVDQAAGRMNSLIDAMLELSRTSRQPLRLGWVDLGALVASVRMELEMGDQERQTIWQTGNLPLVSGDQDLLRQVLLNLLSNALKYARDRNPAVIEVWAQEHPEEWAVFVRDNGVGFDPRYQGKLFGVFQRLHRAEEFEGTGVGLSTVRRIVLRHGGRVSATGVPGSGATFGFTLPRKV; this is encoded by the coding sequence ATGCTCGGTGAATATGGCAATGACCAGCTGAGACGCGCCCACGAGAAAGGACTGCTGCACGCCTCCACCGGCAATCTGCGCACTGCTTACGAGACGGGCAGAACGTACTTCCAGGACGTCTACAACACACAGTCAGATCAGCTCGAAGAGCACATGAGCCACGTCACCGCGACGGCGATGGTGCCCCTCAACACGTCACGGGGCATGCGGGGCATTGTGGGCCTGGCAAAGTTCGGACGGTCAGGCTGGCCGGCAACGGAGCGCACGATCATCGAGACGGTCGGGCGGAGCCTGGCGCTGGCACTCGACCGGGCCGAGAAGGTGGCGGAGCTCGCGCAGGAACGCGCTTCACTGATGGTCGCCAACGACGAACTGGAATCCTTTGCGTACTCGGTCTCGCATGACCTGCGCACGCCCGTACGACACATCACCGGCTTCAGCAACCTGCTGCGGGGAAGCCTCGAGGGGAAGCTGGACGCCAAAGCTTCGCGCTACCTCGACGTGGTGGACCAGGCGGCAGGACGCATGAACAGCCTGATCGACGCGATGCTGGAGTTGTCACGCACCTCGCGCCAACCCCTGCGCCTGGGATGGGTGGACCTCGGGGCGCTCGTGGCGTCGGTGCGCATGGAGCTGGAAATGGGCGACCAGGAGCGGCAGACGATCTGGCAGACCGGGAACTTGCCGCTCGTATCGGGAGACCAGGACCTGTTGCGCCAGGTCCTGCTGAACCTGCTGTCCAACGCGCTGAAGTACGCACGCGATCGAAACCCGGCGGTCATCGAGGTCTGGGCGCAGGAACATCCGGAGGAGTGGGCAGTGTTCGTTCGGGACAACGGCGTAGGCTTCGACCCGCGCTATCAGGGCAAGCTGTTCGGGGTCTTCCAGCGGTTGCACCGTGCCGAGGAATTCGAGGGCACCGGCGTGGGCCTCTCGACGGTCCGGAGAATCGTGTTGCGCCACGGCGGACGCGTGAGTGCGACCGGCGTGCCCGGCAGCGGGGCCACGTTCGGCTTCACGCTGCCCAGAAAAGTCTGA
- the pulA gene encoding pullulanase-type alpha-1,6-glucosidase, with amino-acid sequence MHKLAMLMTLALAATAAAQPPILSGSARIHYLREDHDYQDWGLHVWEDTTEVVEWTRPLAQSGKSASGVYWDVKLKPDAKKLGLIIHKGDTKDPGEDMFANVAEAKEFWIVSGKNELLTKNPVQAAPAVPANTVRVNYFRPDRNYQDWGLHIWGDTTIQGVEWTKPFAQTGVNDFGAYWDVPVKADWQKLNFIVHKGDEKDPGPDQSVSREQGNQVWIVSGQNQVFTQKPDVTVRQIGDLTKAQAHWLNRNTLAVKPRLTENGALVNLHYSPAGELKLGARGIEGGDSIPLIPLDGGMSAALKAKYPHLASYALVQIRPEEAARIPEILRGQFAVSSVGLDDKVVEATGVQVSGALDDLYAYQGPLGVEWKGSAPTLRLWAPTAQSVKLHLFEAPSGGQARVLDMTRSAQGVWSVAGDPSWKNRSYLYEVTVYSPFSQKVEKNFVTDPYSLGLSLNSTRSRLVNLADAAHKPQGWDALKKPELRSVSDLSFYELHLRDFSVRDASVPAAQRGTYLAFTQADSDGMKHLRSLAAAGLKAVHLLPTFDIATINEDRKSWKSPGDLSKMPPNGEGQQAAVNAIRDQDPFNWGYDPFHYTVPEGSYAVNEAERTLEYRRMVQALNGAGLRVVQDVVYNHTNASGQGEKSVLDKIVPGYYHRLNLDGAVETSTCCANTASEHKMMEKLMIDSLLVWARDYKIDGFRFDLMGHHMLVNMQNVRKALDSLTLQKDGVDGKKIYLYGEGWNFGEVEGGKRGVNASQLNLYGQGIGSFNDRVRDAIRGGNPFGGLQDQGFATGLFTLPNGKTQNTDKAKLLRLSDQIKVALSGNLRDYRFVNAEGRTVSGKDVDYNGAPAGYAASPRETINYASAHDNQTLFDAVLLKAPPSASGAQRVRMHNLATSLVALGQGLPFFHAGDELLRSKSFDNDSYNSGDHFNAISWTGTDNGFGRGLPIAEKNRDNWPLYRTLLGNAALKVSAAERARAADHLRELLAVRGSSPLFRLSSAQEVQQSLSFLNGGPGQTPGVIVMKLSAKGAPGGAYKDIVVVFNASAKTVNVTDPSLKGLQLNLHPVLARSSDAVVKQSQARSGALSVPAFTTAVFVGK; translated from the coding sequence ATGCACAAACTGGCCATGCTCATGACGCTCGCGCTCGCCGCGACGGCTGCCGCCCAACCGCCCATTTTAAGCGGCAGCGCGCGCATTCACTATCTGCGCGAGGACCACGATTATCAGGACTGGGGCCTGCACGTCTGGGAAGACACCACCGAGGTGGTCGAGTGGACCAGGCCGCTGGCCCAGAGCGGCAAAAGTGCAAGCGGTGTGTACTGGGACGTCAAGCTCAAGCCGGACGCGAAGAAGCTGGGCCTGATCATTCACAAGGGCGACACCAAGGATCCTGGCGAGGACATGTTTGCCAACGTCGCCGAGGCAAAAGAATTCTGGATCGTCAGCGGCAAGAACGAGCTGCTGACCAAAAACCCCGTGCAGGCCGCTCCCGCCGTCCCGGCAAACACCGTGCGCGTCAACTACTTCCGGCCCGACAGGAACTACCAGGACTGGGGCCTGCACATCTGGGGAGACACCACCATTCAGGGCGTGGAGTGGACCAAACCCTTTGCGCAGACTGGTGTGAACGACTTTGGGGCCTACTGGGACGTGCCGGTCAAGGCTGACTGGCAGAAGCTGAATTTCATCGTGCACAAGGGTGACGAAAAAGATCCCGGTCCCGACCAGAGCGTGTCGCGCGAGCAGGGCAATCAGGTGTGGATCGTGTCCGGACAGAATCAGGTGTTCACCCAGAAACCCGACGTCACCGTGCGCCAGATCGGCGACCTGACCAAGGCGCAGGCGCACTGGCTCAACCGCAACACGCTGGCCGTCAAACCCCGGCTGACCGAAAACGGCGCGCTCGTCAACCTGCACTACAGCCCGGCAGGAGAACTCAAGCTGGGCGCACGGGGCATCGAGGGCGGCGACAGCATTCCGCTGATTCCACTGGACGGCGGCATGAGCGCCGCACTCAAAGCCAAATACCCGCACCTCGCGTCTTACGCCCTGGTGCAGATTCGCCCGGAGGAAGCGGCGCGCATTCCCGAAATCCTGCGCGGCCAGTTCGCGGTGTCCTCGGTGGGCCTCGACGACAAGGTGGTCGAGGCGACGGGCGTGCAAGTCAGCGGCGCGCTTGACGACCTCTATGCCTACCAGGGTCCCCTGGGCGTGGAGTGGAAGGGCAGTGCCCCCACGCTGCGCTTGTGGGCGCCCACCGCACAGAGCGTGAAACTGCACCTTTTTGAGGCCCCCTCCGGTGGTCAGGCGCGCGTGCTCGACATGACCCGCAGTGCGCAGGGCGTCTGGAGCGTGGCGGGAGACCCGAGCTGGAAAAACCGCTCTTACCTCTACGAGGTCACGGTGTACTCCCCCTTTTCCCAGAAGGTCGAGAAGAATTTCGTGACCGACCCCTACTCGCTGGGCCTGAGCCTCAACAGTACCCGCAGCCGCCTGGTCAACCTCGCCGACGCCGCGCACAAACCGCAGGGCTGGGACGCCCTGAAAAAACCCGAGCTGCGCAGCGTGAGCGACCTGTCGTTCTACGAACTGCACCTGCGCGACTTCAGCGTGCGTGACGCCAGCGTTCCCGCGGCGCAGCGCGGCACCTACCTCGCCTTCACGCAGGCGGACAGCGACGGCATGAAGCATTTGCGCTCATTGGCGGCGGCAGGCCTGAAGGCCGTGCACCTGCTGCCGACCTTTGACATCGCGACCATCAACGAGGACAGGAAAAGCTGGAAGTCGCCGGGCGACCTGTCCAAGATGCCCCCGAACGGCGAGGGTCAGCAGGCAGCCGTGAACGCCATCCGCGATCAGGACCCCTTCAACTGGGGATATGACCCCTTTCACTACACCGTGCCCGAAGGCAGCTACGCCGTGAACGAGGCCGAGCGCACCCTGGAGTACCGCCGCATGGTGCAGGCCCTGAACGGCGCGGGCCTGCGGGTGGTGCAGGACGTGGTGTACAACCACACCAATGCGAGCGGTCAGGGCGAGAAGAGCGTGCTCGACAAGATCGTGCCCGGCTACTACCACCGCCTGAACCTCGACGGCGCCGTCGAGACCAGCACCTGCTGCGCCAACACCGCGAGCGAGCACAAGATGATGGAAAAGCTGATGATCGACTCGCTGCTGGTCTGGGCGCGTGACTACAAGATCGACGGCTTCCGCTTCGATCTGATGGGTCATCATATGCTCGTGAACATGCAGAACGTCCGCAAAGCCCTGGACAGCCTGACCTTGCAGAAAGACGGCGTGGACGGCAAGAAGATCTACCTGTACGGCGAAGGCTGGAACTTCGGAGAAGTCGAGGGGGGCAAGCGCGGCGTGAACGCCTCGCAGCTCAATTTGTACGGACAGGGCATCGGAAGCTTCAACGACCGCGTGCGTGACGCCATCCGGGGCGGCAATCCTTTCGGCGGTCTGCAGGACCAGGGATTTGCCACCGGCCTCTTTACGCTGCCCAACGGCAAGACGCAGAACACCGACAAGGCCAAGTTGCTGCGCCTCAGCGACCAGATCAAGGTTGCCCTCAGCGGCAACCTGCGCGATTACCGCTTCGTGAACGCCGAAGGCAGAACGGTCAGCGGCAAGGACGTCGATTACAACGGCGCGCCTGCAGGCTACGCCGCCAGCCCGCGCGAAACCATCAACTACGCCAGCGCGCACGACAACCAGACGCTCTTTGACGCGGTGCTGCTCAAGGCGCCCCCGAGCGCTTCAGGCGCGCAGCGCGTGCGCATGCACAACCTCGCCACCAGCCTCGTGGCGCTCGGGCAGGGCCTGCCCTTCTTCCACGCCGGCGACGAACTGCTGCGAAGCAAGAGCTTTGACAACGACAGCTACAACAGTGGCGACCACTTCAACGCCATTTCCTGGACGGGCACCGATAACGGCTTCGGGCGCGGCCTGCCCATTGCGGAGAAGAACAGGGACAACTGGCCGCTCTACCGTACGCTGCTCGGCAACGCCGCCCTGAAGGTCAGCGCCGCCGAGCGCGCGCGCGCCGCGGACCATCTGCGCGAGCTGCTCGCGGTGCGGGGCAGCTCCCCGCTCTTCCGCCTGTCAAGCGCGCAGGAAGTGCAGCAGAGCCTCAGCTTCCTGAACGGCGGCCCCGGCCAGACGCCGGGCGTGATCGTGATGAAACTCAGTGCAAAAGGCGCGCCGGGGGGCGCCTACAAGGACATCGTGGTGGTCTTCAACGCCAGCGCGAAGACCGTGAACGTCACGGACCCCAGCCTGAAAGGTCTGCAGCTCAACTTGCACCCGGTTCTCGCCCGGTCCAGCGACGCGGTGGTGAAGCAGAGCCAGGCGCGAAGCGGCGCGCTCAGCGTACCGGCATTCACGACCGCGGTGTTCGTCGGGAAGTAA
- the ribD gene encoding bifunctional diaminohydroxyphosphoribosylaminopyrimidine deaminase/5-amino-6-(5-phosphoribosylamino)uracil reductase RibD codes for MRAALGQAARGLGRTSPNPSVGCVVVREGEIVGRGFHPKAGEPHAEVFALREAAERARGATAYVTLEPCSHFGRTPPCADALIAAGVRRVVVAALDPNPRVAGRGVRKLREADIEVSVGVLQDEAARQQAGFRSLITRARPWTVLKYAMTLDGTIATRSGDSRWVSSEEARTLVHRWRDELDAVAVGAQTVLTDDPQLTTRGVPGGRDARRVVFDRRGRVPAAARTLGPGSVLVTSAQTDPRPFEAYGTTVIAHEDLPGALRALGELDIASVLLEGGPVLAGAFLEADLVDEVRVFVAPKLLGAGQSPLGGPLHDFMAQARELQGVRTETVGHDVLIRGFLHPLPTVSTLTPEEIQTI; via the coding sequence ATGCGCGCGGCATTGGGTCAGGCCGCGCGCGGACTGGGACGCACTTCGCCCAATCCCAGCGTCGGCTGCGTGGTCGTGCGGGAAGGTGAGATCGTCGGGCGCGGGTTTCACCCTAAGGCCGGCGAGCCGCACGCGGAAGTCTTCGCGCTGCGTGAGGCGGCCGAGCGCGCGCGCGGCGCGACAGCCTACGTCACGCTCGAACCCTGCAGCCACTTCGGACGCACCCCGCCCTGTGCGGACGCCCTGATCGCTGCGGGCGTGCGCCGCGTGGTCGTGGCGGCGCTCGACCCCAATCCGCGGGTGGCGGGTCGGGGCGTGCGGAAATTGCGCGAGGCGGACATCGAGGTCTCGGTGGGCGTGCTGCAGGACGAGGCCGCACGCCAGCAGGCCGGGTTTCGCAGCCTGATCACGCGCGCGCGGCCCTGGACAGTGCTCAAGTACGCCATGACCCTCGACGGCACCATCGCCACCCGCAGCGGCGACAGCCGCTGGGTCTCCTCGGAGGAGGCGCGCACGCTGGTGCACCGCTGGCGTGACGAGCTCGACGCCGTTGCGGTGGGCGCCCAGACGGTGCTGACTGATGACCCGCAGCTCACCACGCGTGGTGTGCCCGGCGGGCGCGACGCGCGCCGTGTGGTGTTCGACCGGCGCGGCCGCGTGCCCGCCGCCGCGCGCACCCTGGGGCCGGGCAGCGTCCTGGTGACCTCGGCGCAGACCGACCCGCGGCCGTTCGAGGCTTACGGCACCACCGTGATCGCCCATGAGGATTTGCCGGGCGCCCTGCGCGCCCTGGGCGAACTCGACATTGCCAGCGTGCTGCTGGAGGGTGGGCCGGTTCTGGCAGGCGCATTCCTGGAAGCCGATCTGGTCGACGAGGTGCGGGTGTTCGTCGCGCCGAAGCTGCTGGGCGCCGGACAAAGTCCGCTCGGGGGGCCGCTGCATGACTTCATGGCGCAGGCCCGCGAGCTGCAGGGCGTCCGCACGGAAACGGTCGGTCATGACGTGTTGATCCGCGGTTTTCTGCATCCCCTGCCGACCGTATCCACCCTCACCCCCGAAGAAATCCAGACCATCTGA
- a CDS encoding riboflavin synthase, with amino-acid sequence MFTGIIEQTGRVSRAIEDGGNLRLTVAPQQMWTDVELGESVAVNGACLTVTEWTAQDFTVELSRETVAKTAPCYTVGALVNLERAMRLGARVGGHLVSGHVDGTGEIVSIDAQGGAYVIRVRAPRSLAGYLVPKGSITVDGVSLTLVDVGGPAGSRPDLAPHEFTLWLVPHTLQVTSLQHWKAGDSVNLEADQLAKYVERLLAVRELQEVGA; translated from the coding sequence ATGTTCACAGGCATCATCGAACAGACCGGCCGCGTTTCGCGCGCTATAGAGGACGGCGGAAACCTCCGCCTGACCGTCGCCCCCCAACAGATGTGGACGGACGTGGAGCTCGGCGAGAGCGTTGCCGTAAACGGCGCCTGCCTCACCGTCACCGAATGGACCGCGCAGGACTTCACGGTGGAACTGTCGCGCGAAACCGTCGCCAAGACCGCGCCGTGCTATACGGTGGGCGCCCTGGTCAACCTGGAGCGCGCCATGCGCCTGGGCGCCCGCGTGGGCGGGCACCTCGTCAGCGGGCACGTGGACGGCACCGGCGAGATCGTCTCCATCGACGCTCAGGGTGGCGCCTACGTCATCCGGGTGCGCGCTCCGCGTTCGCTCGCCGGGTACCTGGTTCCCAAGGGCTCGATCACGGTGGACGGCGTGAGCCTTACCCTGGTGGACGTGGGCGGCCCGGCGGGGTCTCGCCCCGACCTTGCGCCTCACGAATTCACCCTCTGGCTGGTGCCGCACACCCTGCAGGTCACCAGTTTGCAGCACTGGAAGGCAGGAGACAGCGTGAACCTCGAAGCCGATCAGCTGGCCAAATACGTCGAACGCCTGCTGGCGGTGCGTGAACTGCAGGAGGTGGGCGCGTGA